A genomic region of Palaemon carinicauda isolate YSFRI2023 chromosome 11, ASM3689809v2, whole genome shotgun sequence contains the following coding sequences:
- the LOC137650277 gene encoding uncharacterized protein isoform X1 — protein sequence MKFLIVASFCLAVAVAQNAIQPKPNVRTLPAEVRKEAPNQCYGFTARKAFAVGQSWSLTPFCGRATCLQQENRLFEKVEDCGFEPKPSPGCRVVNEADQAKPYPACCPRYECQPGASLQYPTEEELRAAAQQAAQAAQG from the exons ATGAAATTCCTGATTGTAGCCTCCTTCTGCTTGGCAGTGGCTGTTGCTCAGAATGCGATCCAGCCAAAACCAAATGTTCGAACATTGCCTGCTGAGGTCCGAAAAG AGGCTCCCAACCAGTGCTACGGATTCACCGCTAGAAAGGCCTTCGCCGTGGGCCAGTCTTGGTCCCTGACTCCCTTCTGTGGCAGAGCCACCTGCCTCCAACAGGAAAATCGGCTTTTCGAAAAGGTGGAGGACTGTGGCTTTGAGCCAAAGCCGTCTCCCGGCTGCAGAGTCGTTAACGAAGCCGACCAAGCTAAGCCGTACCCAGCCTGCTGTCCCAGATACGAGTGCCAGCCTGGTGCCAGTCTCCAGTACCCGACTGAGGAGGAACTCAGGGCTGCTGCACAGCAGGCTGCACAAGCTGCACAGGGTTAG
- the LOC137649864 gene encoding uncharacterized protein, translating into MINCYGFTARKAFAVGQSWSLAPFCGRATCLQHENRLFEKVEDCGFEPKPSPGCRVVNEADQAKPYPACCPRYECQPGASLQYPTEEELRAAAQQAAQAAQGAQG; encoded by the exons ATGATAAAT TGTTATGGATTCACAGCCAGAAAGGCCTTCGCCGTAGGCCAGTCTTGGTCTCTGGCTCCCTTCTGTGGCAGAGCCACCTGCCTCCAACACGAAAACCGGCTCTTCGAAAAGGTGGAGGACTGTGGCTTTGAGCCAAAGCCGTCTCCCGGCTGCAGAGTCGTCAACGAAGCCGACCAAGCTAAGCCGTACCCAGCCTGCTGTCCCAGATACGAGTGCCAGCCTGGTGCCAGTCTCCAGTACCCAACTGAGGAGGAACTCAGGGCTGCTGCACAGCAGGCTGCACAAGCTGCACAGGGCGCACAAGGATAA